The DNA sequence CAGACGGAGTTTCCAGTTCGTTCCGGCCAATAACCCCGGAATGCTGATGAGCGCGGATATCCTGGGCGCCGATTCCATTATTTTTGACCTCGAGGATGCGGTAGCTCTGACGGAGAAGGATGCCGCCAGAGGTCTGCTGCGCGAAGCGCTTCAGGTATTTGACTACTCAGCCATTGAAGTGGTGGTGCGGATCAACCCCCCGGATTCGGGCTTCTGCCGGGCAGACATCCAGGCTTTGGCCGGAACGAAAGTCGATGCCATCCTGGTGCCTAAGGCAACGGTGGAGACCATGAGCCAGGTTCTGCCCTGGCTGGACGAGATCGGCTATGCCGGATCCATCCTGGCCCTGATTGAGTCGGCACTGGGTGTGGAACAGGCCTATGAGCTCACCCGCCTCGATTCCAGAATCGACGGCGTCCTGCTGGGCGGCGAAGACCTGACCAGCGACCTGGGCGTGATCCGGACCAAGGCGGGCAATGAGATCAACTATGCCCGGACCAGAGTCGTATCAGCCTGCAAGGCGGCCAAAATCACCTGCATCGATACCCCCTGGACCGATGCCGAAGATCTGGAGGGGCTTGCCCGGGATACAGAATATGCCCGTTCCATCGGCTTTAATGCCAAATCCTCCATCAATCCCCGACACCTGCCGGTCATCCATCAGGTCTTTGCCCCCAAGGGAAAAGAGATTCAGTACGCGCTGCGCGTAATGGAGGCGATGGAACTGGCCGCTCAGGAAGGCAAAGGGGTCTTTTCCCTGGACGGAAAAATGGTGGATGCCCCCATCATCGCCCGGGCCCGTCAGACCCTGGAGCTGGCCGAAGCACTGAACCTGGTCAAGGAGGGAGAATACTGTGGAAACTAAACATACATTGCCAGCTGAAATCGAAGGCTATGGCATAGTCACGCCATACCGCCAGGTGTTTGATCCCGAGCGGGTAAAGCCTTGCATTCCCCGTCCCGGCAAGATGTCCCGGCCGGGTCAGCCGAAGCTGCAGAAAGACCTGAGAAGCCTGATGGAAAGCCTGGAGCTGAAAGACGGCATGACCTTCTCCTTCCATCATCATCTGCGCAACGGCGACTATGTCCTGAATCTAGTCATGGAAGAAGTGCGCCGGCTGGGCCTCAAAAACATCCGGGTAGCAGCCTCGTCGCTGTTTCCCACTCATGCGCCGCTGGTTCAGCTGATGGAAGACGGCACCGTGACGGATATTCACACCGACTATATGTCCGGGCCCGTGGCTCAGGCTGTTTCCCGCGGCCAGCTGAAGCACCCGGCGGTCATGACGACCCACGGCGGCCGGCCCCGCGCCATTGCTGAGGGTGATGTCCACATTGATGTGGCCTTCATTGCCGCTCCGGCAGCGGATCCCAGCGGCAATCTCAACGGCGTGACCGGGCCTTCGGCCTGCGGCACCCTGGGCTATGCCATTGCCGATGCCGAATATGCCGATGTCGTGGTGGCGGTAACCGACCACCTGGAGCCGTATCCGCTGTGCCCCGCCGAAATTCGCCAGAACCTGGTTGATTATGTGGTGGTGGTGGATTCCATCGGGAATCCCAAGGGCATTGTTTCCGGGACCACGCAGATTACCAAGGATCCGGTGGGCCTGAAAATCGCCTCCGATACCCTGAAGGTACTGGCTGCTTCCGGACTGCTGAAAGAAGGACTGTCTTTCCAGACCGGTGCCGGCGGCATCTCCCTGGCTGTCGCCAAGGAACTCGAGATCTACATGAAGGAGCACGGCATCACCGGCAGCTTTGCCTCCGGCGGCATCACCGGCTACATTGTCCGCATGATGGAAGCCGGCCTGTTCAAGGCGCTGTGGGATGTCCAGTGCTTTGACCTGGACGCGGTGCGCAGCTTCCGGGAAAATCCGAATCACATGGCCATGTCCGGCGATCTGTACGGCAATCCCCACAACAAGGGAGCCGTGGTCAATGACCTGGATATCGTCATCCTGGGTGCCACTGAAATGGATCCTGAGTTCAATGTCAATGTCACCACCGGTTCCACCGGAATCATCATGGGCGGTTCCGGCGGCCATGCCGACACCGCGGCCGGTTCCAAGCTGACCGTCATTGTCTCCAAGCTGGTATCCGCCCGGATTCCGCTGATTAAGGAACGGGTCACCACCATTACCACCCCGGGTGAGACAGTGGATGTACTGGTAACCGACCGCGGCATCGCGGTCAACTCCAAGCGCCCGGAACTGGCAGAAGCCCTGCGCCAGGCAGGAGTAGCCGTCCACTCGATTGAAGAACTGCAGGCTTTGGCGGAACGCCTGACCGGCAAGCCCCAGCCGATTCAGACCGGGGAGCGCATCGTCGCCGTCGTGGAATACCGGGACGGTTCGGTTCTTGACGTCGTGCGTCAGGTGCTGGAGTAGACTTTCCATAACTTCGACCGGTCGATCCGCTCCGGTCAGCGGACTGGATCAGCCGACTGGATCAGCCGACCTGACCAGCCGACCGGATCAAAGGCAGAATGATTGTCTTCATCAAAGAAGGATCTCATGGAATGTTTTCGATGGGATTCTTCTTTTTTGGTCGGATCACCGGCTTTGGAGTGTTCGTGGCCAGGATTTAGACCAAGGCAGTCCGGGGTGGAAAGTGATTGACAATCCAAAGACTGATTGTTAAAATGAACATTGTTCAGTTTGGGGGTGGAGTATGAATACCATTGTTACTTCCAGAGAAGCAATTCTCGCGGCGGGAAAAGAAATTATGATTGAGTCCGGGGTGGAACGCCTGAGCATCCGCGATGTCGCGCAAAAATGCGGAATTTCAGTTGGTTCCGTCTACAATTATTTTCCGTCCAAGAGTGATCTGGTGGTGTCCACGATTGAATCCGTCTGGATTGAGATCATCATGGAACCAGGGGATGACAGCGCCGGGGTGAGTTTTACCGACCATTTACGGGCTTTATTCAACCGCATTCAAAAAGGCTGCCTGAAGTACCCTTCCTTTTTCAGTGTGCATTCATTAAACGCGGCTCAGTTTGACAAGACGAAGGGTCGGGAAGTCATGCAGCGGTATTTCAGCCATATGAAAAAGGGGCTGTTTGATTCGCTCGAGCAGGATCCGCTGGTAAAAAAGGGGGTTTTTACCAGTCAGTTTACCGAAAATGATTTTATCGAATTTGTTTTCACCAATCTCATGACATTGTTCATGAAACGCGTGAGTTCGTGTGACACGCTGTGTGAAATCGTGAAGCGCATTATTTATTAAGAAATCATTTACCCACCGTCCGGTGGGTTTTATTCAGGGTCAAACTGAACGATGTTCACTTAGGATTCAAGTGCTTCGTGTCCGGGGTATTTCATAAAACGAACGGAGCTGGGCCGGTTCAACCGGCTAAAGAGATTCACAATATTTCAGGAGGTTAGGATTATGTTAACATTAGCAATTATTCTTATCACCAGTGCACTCATTTTCTATACGGTCGGGGTTTGGGCTGAAAAGCTGCAGGGGAAACTCAAGCTGTGGCATACGGTTCTCTTCTTCATTGGGCTGGTGTTCGATACCACGGGTACCCTGACCATGGAATCCATCGCCAGGAGTAATCAGATTTCTGCTGCCGCAGTCGGGTTCAATCTGCACAGTCTCACCGGACTGGCTGCGATCCTGCTGATGCTGGTTCATGCGGTGTGGGCGAGCTGGGTACTGTATAAAAAAGATGAAGGGCAGGCCAAAACCTTTCATCGCTTCAGTCTGGTTGTATGGGTAATCTGGCTGATTCCATTCCTGTCAGGAATGATCTCCAAGATGTAGCCGCGAAGCATCCGTCGAATATGATTCACCCTTTGAACGGGCGGCCTGGAAGAACCGGCTTCAGACGGCAGCCTCAATCCGACACCGGCCTGTTCCCAGAGTCAAAAGAATATGAAAATGGAAAAGGATATGTGATGAAATCAAATCAGACAAACAGGATAACACAGCAGAAAAACACGATCGAAATCATGGTGAAATTATATTGCGCAAAGAACCACAGCGGTGACAATGAAGTTTGTCCCGACTGCAGGGAAGTGCTGGATTATGCCCTCACCCGCGTGAGCAATTGCCGGTATGGGGAGAACAAGCCGAACTGCGGGGACTGCAAAACCTGCTGCTACAAAAAAGACATGAAGTCAAAGATCACCCACATCATGAAATATTCCGGCCCGAGGTTACTGGTCCATCACCCCAGGGTGGCATTGGTGCACATTTTGGATAAATTCAGGTACCGCCCGCAAGAAAACAGCTCATCCAACTTGTAACCATGACAGCATACACTGCCGCCCCTGTCTCCATAACAACCGCCCGGGTTCCAGCGATCCTGGAGCGGATCACCCCCCTGACCTCAGTGCATTCCGTCAGATTCCGGACTAGTATCTCATTTGCCGCTGAATCTAATCTCTGTTCCACTTGAATGACCATTTCCCGATCATTCCCCGATATCCTCGTCATGTTACCCCAATCCCAATCGGGTCACTCATATCCCCATCGGGGCACTCATATTCCCATCAGGGCACCCCTTTTCCCATCAGGGCAGCCAATCACGAATCAGAGGATCTTAATCCGGATCCCAGTCCCCAGTCCCCAGTCCCCAATCCTCAATCCCCAATCCGGATCCCCCAATCATGGTGGGCAGTCCATTTCGGGAAAAAACTCCAGAAGCAGGTACATGTCTTGTGCATAACTGCTTCTGGAGTTTTTTTGATCATCCGTTCAGGAAAAGTCATTCGATCGATTCTCGGCATAGCCTCGATCATGGTTCCGGCTATGCCGATTTTTTGTACTGCGCTGACTTTTTTCGTTTGAGGAAGTCAGCGGATGAACCCCTGTTTTCAGGGTTCAGTCCTGGATCTCAAGGAAGGTCTGTTTCAGGAGTTCATAGATCGTCAGGTAGCGTGAGCGGAAGTAGCTGTCCTTCAGCAGGACGAAATTAAATTCACGCTGTTCCGAAAAACCGGGGATATGGATCACCGCGAGACGACCTTCCTCAATTTCCTTTCGCCCGGCCACCTCAAACAGAAACGTAATGCCCAGATCATCGGCTACCATTTTCTTGATGGCCGCCATATTGCCTATTTCGATCACTTTCTGAAAGGCGTGGAGCGAATAGTTATTTTTCTGCAGGATGTTTTCAAATATCTCCCGTGTGCCCGAACCCTGCTCCCGCAGTATGAGGCGGCTTTCGGTCAGCTTCTTGAAACTTGCCGCTCCTTGCGCCAGTTCTGATTTCGGGGAACAGACGGGAACAAACCGTTCGAGACTGAACAGGGTGGAGTCGTACTGTGACTGATCGAACAGGCCTTCCACCACAATGAAATCCAGTTCACCGCTGTTCAGTCGCTCCAGCAGAACCTGGGTATTTGCGACGGACATATGGATTTTCAGGTCCGGGTATCTGTTCAGCAGGCGGGAGAGGATTCCAGGCATCACATACTCCCCGATCGACAGGGTGGCCCCGAAGGAAAA is a window from the Clostridiaceae bacterium HFYG-1003 genome containing:
- a CDS encoding CoA ester lyase, encoding MKGLRRSFQFVPANNPGMLMSADILGADSIIFDLEDAVALTEKDAARGLLREALQVFDYSAIEVVVRINPPDSGFCRADIQALAGTKVDAILVPKATVETMSQVLPWLDEIGYAGSILALIESALGVEQAYELTRLDSRIDGVLLGGEDLTSDLGVIRTKAGNEINYARTRVVSACKAAKITCIDTPWTDAEDLEGLARDTEYARSIGFNAKSSINPRHLPVIHQVFAPKGKEIQYALRVMEAMELAAQEGKGVFSLDGKMVDAPIIARARQTLELAEALNLVKEGEYCGN
- the citF gene encoding citrate lyase subunit alpha yields the protein METKHTLPAEIEGYGIVTPYRQVFDPERVKPCIPRPGKMSRPGQPKLQKDLRSLMESLELKDGMTFSFHHHLRNGDYVLNLVMEEVRRLGLKNIRVAASSLFPTHAPLVQLMEDGTVTDIHTDYMSGPVAQAVSRGQLKHPAVMTTHGGRPRAIAEGDVHIDVAFIAAPAADPSGNLNGVTGPSACGTLGYAIADAEYADVVVAVTDHLEPYPLCPAEIRQNLVDYVVVVDSIGNPKGIVSGTTQITKDPVGLKIASDTLKVLAASGLLKEGLSFQTGAGGISLAVAKELEIYMKEHGITGSFASGGITGYIVRMMEAGLFKALWDVQCFDLDAVRSFRENPNHMAMSGDLYGNPHNKGAVVNDLDIVILGATEMDPEFNVNVTTGSTGIIMGGSGGHADTAAGSKLTVIVSKLVSARIPLIKERVTTITTPGETVDVLVTDRGIAVNSKRPELAEALRQAGVAVHSIEELQALAERLTGKPQPIQTGERIVAVVEYRDGSVLDVVRQVLE
- a CDS encoding TetR/AcrR family transcriptional regulator, which encodes MNTIVTSREAILAAGKEIMIESGVERLSIRDVAQKCGISVGSVYNYFPSKSDLVVSTIESVWIEIIMEPGDDSAGVSFTDHLRALFNRIQKGCLKYPSFFSVHSLNAAQFDKTKGREVMQRYFSHMKKGLFDSLEQDPLVKKGVFTSQFTENDFIEFVFTNLMTLFMKRVSSCDTLCEIVKRIIY
- a CDS encoding HsmA family protein; the protein is MLTLAIILITSALIFYTVGVWAEKLQGKLKLWHTVLFFIGLVFDTTGTLTMESIARSNQISAAAVGFNLHSLTGLAAILLMLVHAVWASWVLYKKDEGQAKTFHRFSLVVWVIWLIPFLSGMISKM
- a CDS encoding nitrous oxide-stimulated promoter family protein, which translates into the protein MGNLADSIPVRNDLQDVAAKHPSNMIHPLNGRPGRTGFRRQPQSDTGLFPESKEYENGKGYVMKSNQTNRITQQKNTIEIMVKLYCAKNHSGDNEVCPDCREVLDYALTRVSNCRYGENKPNCGDCKTCCYKKDMKSKITHIMKYSGPRLLVHHPRVALVHILDKFRYRPQENSSSNL
- a CDS encoding LysR family transcriptional regulator, which codes for MLDFRHETFLTLCSCRSYTKAAEILHLTQPAVSQHMKHLEELYGCRLIDTSNRKIRLTQQGEQLREFAMTVFSDAKHFKENIQSPQTAPMQFSFGATLSIGEYVMPGILSRLLNRYPDLKIHMSVANTQVLLERLNSGELDFIVVEGLFDQSQYDSTLFSLERFVPVCSPKSELAQGAASFKKLTESRLILREQGSGTREIFENILQKNNYSLHAFQKVIEIGNMAAIKKMVADDLGITFLFEVAGRKEIEEGRLAVIHIPGFSEQREFNFVLLKDSYFRSRYLTIYELLKQTFLEIQD